In Miscanthus floridulus cultivar M001 chromosome 8, ASM1932011v1, whole genome shotgun sequence, the sequence CACGTGGAACGGGCCTACACACACGTAGCACGTAGCACCTCTCttacactttcgtcctcgcttcgtgcaAAAGGGTTAGCCCGGAGGTGCTACATTTGGAACAACTAGGATTATAAGCTGACCCTCACCCTTCTAAACttccaaggtggtactaaacccacgAAATACAACTACACATGCCACATGGGCCAACAACACAACTACTACAGGCTTCTAACGGGCTGGGGTGTTACATTCAACACCCACCCACCCCCCACCCCAATGGTGTAAGGACTTATAATGCATATATAGAAACACATGACACATCCACAGGTAGTTATAATGCATATGTAGAAACACATGACACATCCATAGGTAGGGACCTATACGGCATATTAGTAGTTGTTTCGTGGGGATAAGGATACGAAAAGAAGGCATTTATGCTAAAGAAATAGAAAAATGTGCACTATCTATCGGTAAGAGGGAAAACAGTTATCATACATAAGCTGGATTTGTTCGTAAGGAAACTTAGTGCTATATAGGGCAGGGCTACCCAAACTTGTGGGAATAGGACCAACTTGTTCCTTTTTTTATGTTTTATGTGATCTCATTAATTGACCAAAAATAATCATTTTGGAGAAATAATTAATGATgacatgaagggcgggcctggtgcaagcggtagagtcttaccgcctgtgaccggaaggtcccgggttcgagtcgcggtctcctcgcattgcacaggcgagggtaaggcttgccactaacacccttccccagaccccgcacagagcgggagctctctgcactgggtacgccccttttttAATTAATGATGACATGCATTACACTGTAATATAGTTTACTATGGATCTCATGACCATGCATTGTCTTTGCAGCACGTTTAGTAACAAATTTCCTACGCTAGCAAGTTCAACTTGTTTTAGTGCACAATTACTTATTGTGATGTTCTGCATGACACATAAATGATGATTTTGTTGCGTTGCCTGGTAGACTACAATCTCCACTATCCAGACATTACAACAGCAGAATTTGCTTTCTGCAAAATGTGTGTAGACAGCAATTACCAGGAAATACCAGCAGGAACAACTCAAGATAGAGATGTAGGATTTGTGTCAGTTAAACTTTTGCTTCGGAATAATTATCTTATAAGTTATGGCTAGCCATCCTGATAGGCATATTGAATCAAAAAAATTGTTCTACCAAACTAATGCATTTCTTGCCTGCTTTGCAAACCTTAGTGTCATCCTACAAGACTGAAATATACCTTTATAGAGTGGAAAAGATAAGGGTTTCTGCAGATCTAGGGTGAGAGAATGCTGAACAATGATAATGCACAAACAACAGACCAAACAGGGGTAGTAATGTATCCTTTCAGAAACATAACACATTTGAATGCCTTAAAACCTGAAATGGCCTCAGATAGCTCATAGTTTCTTAGTACCACCAAAGAAAGATCGAAGACAAATCATAAAGATCTTCGAGGAGGATGTATACGTAAACTCACCTCTTCTAGAAGCACAGAAATTATTCTCAACAACACAGATCATTGGATGCCTTCTTGGAGCAGCATATGCAACAGACATTCCTGCAAGTATGTATTGGTTTAATACTTTAATGTTAAAATGGAGAAGGAGAAAGTGAATTTGAAGGGTTTTCTGTCAATGGCTTATCATTATCTGCCAAGAAAAGGGCATGAGTGGCAAAGAGAATGCCTAATACAAAGCATATATGAGCTATATCAATATGTACCATCTACAAAATATACAAACAGAAGACATAAAGCTACTGCAGCATAAATATCCCTTTCCTTCAGGAAAGCATAAGTATCACCTAAAAAATAGCAACGTAAGAAACCAATCAACTGCTCGCCTGCCTAGCCTAGATGAGTATTGCAGTCAGACAAATAAAACCATGAGAAGGCTGATTTGTGTTGTTGCAATGAGAAGGCTGATTTGTGTTGTTACAATGTGGAATCTAGTTGTACCAATTCCAGTATTATTTTGCAAATAAATAGATACAAAACAGGTTCTCTAACATAATTTCTACATCCATAGCAAAGTTCATCAATATAAAAGATTCCGTAAACAAAATTAGACCCCATGCCCATTTAGGCCACATATATAGCCAGCATAAAAAAAACAAGTTCACATGGTGAAGCAAGACAAACAAAGACACATCCTGTTCTATTATACATCGAAAGTCTCTACAAATTGCAATCGACTCACAATTTTCAATCCAAGCCCAATGTCCAATACGGAAAAGCTAATAAACACATAAACCTATCTAGTATACCACACATGTTcctagaaaaaaaaatcacatcAGTGCCACGGGGAGTGAAATTGTGACTCACCAGCTACAAGGTAGGTGAACGAGGCGCCAAAGAGAACAGCTGATGGCACGAAGACGACCATCCAGTAGAAGTCGGCGGCCTCAGCGGTGGTCATGTAAAAGGCACCCCCGCGGTAACGGTAcgcctcgggctcctcctccctgCTACTGGCCGCGGCGGGCAGCGCCTCCAGCATGCGGCGTTCCCGGCAGAAGGGCCGCTCGGCGGGCTCGGCGGGGAACACGATCCCGAGGCTGACGCACGCGGCAGCTGCCACAGCGGCGGCGACGCAGCAGGCGGCGGTCACGGCCAGCGGGCGGCGGAGGCGCGGCGGGAGGGAGTGCTCGTCGTCGCGGAGCGCCGCGTAGGCGAGCCGCGGCATCAGGAAGGCCTGCCGCAGCGCGTCGCCGAGGAGTGCCAtctgcgtcgtcgtcgtcggcggcggcgacgttgcggaaggggaaggaggagaggagggTAGGGTGGGCGAAGGCGAGAACCCTAGACGCGGATTTGCGGGAGGGAGAGGGGAGGATTCGGAGGCATGGAGCGGAAGAATTGGGAAGAAGGTGGTCAGGTGAGGACTGAGGAGGGCTCCTCGTTCTGGGGGCTAGTTTGGTTGCCTTGCGGGAAGGGGAAAACAATGGGGGCCGCGAACCCGCGAGGTTGCTCCAATTCTCTGATTTTGTCAACGCGAGAAAAGTTAGGCAAAcaagttttcaaaaaaaaaaaaggcaaacaTTAGTGAACATTAGTGTTGCACTGTTGGTCGATACTCCTATATCACTATTATTTTCACGATTTCAAACAATATATTTTTTACATAGAATAATATAGGCTATAAGCCTGTAATAGTGATAGTACCAATGGTTACATATTTTGCTTTTCACTATTTGAATGCTCAAATTTTTTTATAACAATGCTCAAAGTTTAAAGAGCAAAAAAGGTAGAAACTCAgtgtttgttttctttttctttctcgaCTAGAATCGAACAAGGCTCACTTTAAGGATACCTTTTATAGGGATCCAGATTCTAGTAGAAATGTTTTGGATTTagattctttcaaaaaaaaaatctagtaaTGAATTAGAAACACTTCATAAAACTATTTGCCTAGTAGATTGGATTCTGattcaaaaaaatatttttttcataaaaatcataaaattaaaATATTCTTCAACAAAATGTATAActttattttaactttttcacTTAAAAATAGTTAACTAAAAATTATGGTTGTTGATATGGAAAGGGAGGCAAGAATTAGGAATCACATGAAACCAGCTGAAAACCAGCAATCTAGGGTTTCTCCTTGTTAGGCATAAAAATGAGAAACGTAGTGATTCTCGAGTGAAATGTTTCTCCCGTTTGGCTCTTATTCTCGTAATAATCAGAAACGTTTCTTGTTGTCAAACGGGGCCTAAACTTCATGTACTATGAAAACAATAACAAAGAAAAGATCTAATTAGCTTGATTAGTCAACGGCCTTAGAACATGTGGATGTTATTTAACAATTTGTGACCTCCATTTTGTTGCTTCTAATTTTCTATGGGAAATAGGTAATGCTTTCCTAGAGACAGAGGGGGTAGACATATAGATTGCCAAATGGGCCGCCCGACGCCACTGGGCATGGGCCTGGTAAAGGCATTGTCCGATGAGTTCGAGCCATGCTGAAGAGGGCTTCATGCCTGACCATCATCATAGGccggattttttattttttagcttttttttaaaaaaattcacaaatatgtctctggaggtatgatttcaaaatctagacccttagctcgacgccaacgttgctggcgccgagcttacacgtctcggagccatcgttgctggcgccgaggtcttTGGCTCGACGTAGATGTGacggtgacttggcaggcagctcggtgtcgtagatcttggcgtcaagcttgacgccgtagatcttggcgccgagcttggcgccgtggtTATTGACGCCAAGCCTatcttacgtatgggccctcccttcctttctctcttcatCTCTCTCTCGCGCCCCGAACcagcgcaccgccgccgccgccgcccacgcccgcgccctcgCCCTTCCCCGTGCCCTTGCCCGCCCCCGCGGCGGCCACCACgctcgtgccgtgccgtgccgcctaCGCCATGTCGTGCCCGCGCCGTGCCCGCCGTGCCGGCCTCGCCGCGTGGAGCGTCGGCCATCCCACGCCCGCCGCGCTCCACCGCTAGCCCCGGGCGTGCCACCACCGGCCCCGGCCCCTGTAGCGCCCGGTCGTGCCACCGTCGGCCCGGCTCGTCGGCCTCACCCACGTTCAGCGTCCGCTGTGACTCTGTCCTAGGGCCATCGATCCCGACGTCCGCGACTCTATCGTCGgacaggtaaaaattatgaatatgcaatgtacgtacttagttagctttgattgtagtgtagtagttttggcatttgttatttactagttaatgtgataactcagatagttgatttagttagtgatctagtgagatagatatgtagatagatagatacataggtacatagatatagttagataggtagttatatatttagttaactaaataggatctagctatttagtgagtacactgtatctacgtacgtagttattatcttatttacttagtttgtagttagaaagcaCTTATTAGGTACTATCTACCGTCTAATTTTGACTAAAGGACGTGTTTCGTTacatgtttgaactagatggataaTCTAGtaagcatatatcatggaggcaccatgaAAAGAGATCACTATGGATATGTTCGTGCtagtgttattcaatgagaagtcATCGTTTAGTaagttggttgcaagggcttgGGAGTAGCTACATTGCTatggagctgatgatgatgatggcatcacagtggagggtgtacttcacctaggttctcctcccaacatccttaggAAGATTATCTCAATTGGATGCGCAGACtaatgggagaactatgtgagatcggctatgatgTGCCAGTTCTAAAGTTTAGACGTGGTTGTGcgttgggtgttagttgatcacatcctttatgggTTTTCTCCACtaatgggtcagcaggcacacttcgaccctcccacttcgaccctcccgtcctggaacctgatatggatgcgGAGATTGCACCTATGGTTTTCGATGCTCAATCTGGTCCCAATatgctagttggagatgcttgttagagtcatgatgttgtggtagatcctcctcatgagatccctttgatacataatcatccgagtaagtgtcttatccacataattattgggagcttaccccatttgtcgtattcatttaattaattatgcatgtcttaatttatgcatgtaattatgtcaattacttgtatatttctaagttcatgttttattgtatattgaatttcaaTTTCATtaactttttttgtaggatggcgcaattccacctgctcgacccgacgtacaaggcgacccaccgaggatgtctcatagcggaggagcaggtaataatctatacgtttTATTCAAAAAAAATTGAGCATACATGTGTTtgtgaagtaacaggagactatgttttattccatgcaggaccttctgctccttcgtcctagaacccataATGGGTTCTTAGATATGCAGTACAacaataggtacactcctttcttgCAAAatattcaaaatattctttcaaacatattattaatatgttagattcttttagttaacataattttgtacaatagaggttgtcacgtcggctacgcccgtgcggctgctcgttgtggttgtaggacagcCATGACGCAAGATGTGTACGTTCCTTTcgtaggcagaggaggcttaggttcctctagccaagcacctataggggatgaggacgacgacgacgtggaccaaaggcacaaggagcttggcccctctcagctctagGATGCTCCATCGAGTCAGTCTACATAGCCTTTAGGCACTAAGCGACgccgtccacctgacccttatACTCCAGGTACcagcgctcttggtcacaagggtaagggtaagactagaaggcagtgagggtttgtggtagatggtagtatgtactattatggattttgtagttacttttctataactatttaggactgtatggacattgtgaacttgtcggtgtttcaaataagcaccaactagtaaatttatatttgttgcgtgttaggcccggatggtgtactaaaggacacaaggtttatactggtttgggcagaatatccctacgttcagtttgttgatgctcgtgttattagcactgaaaagggttcgtagtagggggtacaaacggtcgagagagggacaggtcccaaatcTCTGATAGAAAGGTTAAAAGGATGTCAAGACCTCGGTTGCTGCTTAGCTATATGTTGTGTGTGAAAATCGATATGTtcctttagtggggtgccttgccctcccttttatagaccaagggggagtagaaattacagatgggagaaagaggaaaaaaccagaaGTAGAGAGGGTCCTTCaaaggtgtcgggtcttccttttccctcgaGCCTGCCCTGCTATCATGGCGGACCATGCCAGGGATAACACGTTCACTGATCCTAATAGGGTTGTGCCCTGGTTTCGgttagcaagtggtcacgtcccatcttACTCCGACGGACTATGGGGAGCagatggggaagtgaccatatgttCGTTACtattgatgatgtgagttccctcctagactgtagtggttgtcgtatgatTGTGTtaggatccacgcccgagggctgatggtggcacccacaacactatagaacaaaagtcggcgcctacaacactattcgggctctaTCATGCCTaggagggcttaaagcgcccatcctgTCATACCCTAATGGTACTTTCCCGTAGGCAcatagggcatggtcctcggtactgcggttgacctgagtgtcctgtcttaccctgtGCTTGTCATTATGAAGGGGCAGGGtgcagacgtcgggtgaggcggagctagccctcagccgtcgggcgagacggagccagtcctcagatgtcgggcaaggcagagccagtctCTAGTcatcaggtgaggcggagtctgcccccagccatcgggtgaggtgaagtctgcccctagacgtcgcacgaggtggagtctagcccttgggggtctagcgaggcagagccaacccttcgAGGCTGGGCGAGGCacagggcaagaagtgtagttgcgttcttgccTATTCGGGAGCATCAGcgcttgatggttattagttccacctctttAAGTACCCTAGTAATcggtcctcgacagtagcccctgagcccccgggtgattcagatagaatcacctgggggtgatttgacttgctagagggtgcacgcgagcgcacccgatgggtgtagcccctgagcctcgggTGATTCAGAAAGAATCACCTGGGGGTATTTTGGTTCGCTAGAggatgcgcgtgagcgcacccattgggtgtagcccctaagcccccgggtgattcagatagaatcgcctaggggtaattcggacccttcgcgggtatggctgTGAAATTTGGTGTTTCGACAACTGGATAGcttaaagggaaccctggtatcccattTGCGGGGATCCATCTAGGGTTAGCCAGGTTGAAATGCTTcttgacccatatcccctctgcgggaaaagagtcctagtctTGCCGGGAAGGCAAAACGTCCGGCacgactttggtgggaaaggatagggattacgGGCGCATATCCCATGATGTGACATGGTGGTGTGTTGtggcaggcatggagatctaggaggatggttgcccttcttgcatccgttgcccctataaaaccatggggttcaccctaagggttccgtactttgcctcctcgcctttacATCTAAAACCTCCGTCGCCAGTCGCCTGAGTCCTCCTGCACCCGCATCACAGCCACCGTCAAGCTCACGTCCACCCCCCTCCCAAtcgttcaatggagccatggtgtagatctgACATCACCCTTCaacgcctggagggcctcgtttgTCGTGGCCTCTTGTGCCCGCTGACCACAATTGAGGAGTGGCGACTGCTCGGCAATGAGGACGCATCATCGCCACCCGAAGGCTACATGGTGTCCTTCGCTTGCTTTCACAAGCGAGGATTCACCATccccgcccacaagttccttcaggGGCTGTtgcattactacaaggtggagctgcagcacctcactcccaatggggtccagcacattgTGGCGTTcattgccctgtgtgaggggttcttagggATTTGTTCCCACTTCGATCTGTGGCAGTATTTCTTTGCCATCAACCTCTTGAAGAAGTGAgagaagaggcaagagctgagcgtgccgatgggatgtgtcgGCATTCTTCTCCGCAACAACCGGGTAAACGAATACCCAtcgatgcgtctgtcgacctccaacaaggggtggtattcgcattggttttatgtcaaggacaACGCAGCTACCCCCTTGCCAGCGTTCTCTGGGCGCATTATCGAAGAGGTCCCAGAGCCGTGGAAGTGGGGTGTAccggataaagacaagaagaaaatctaggaccatctcGCTGGCATccgaattctgaaggagaggggcatgaagagGTTGGGGATCATCGACGCCTACCATAtgcggagggtggcgccactgatgagcCGTGTGCTTCCCCTGTACCTAATGGCGCCTGAAGCATCACTCGATGGGACGACGCTTGCCGATGAAGTGTTCCTCCTccaaagtggcgcagcgcatcaaggaggcgatggagccttcgaaggacaacaccagtgtcatccttgatttcatgtatccTGTGTCGGGGCACCCTCCAATGCGACCAGAACTGGGGTACATCAACtttgtaagttctctttccccatgcctcctttttttaatttgaacttccgaccccttgatgctgacattAGGATAGCGAGACCAGTCGAAGAGGCTTCTCTTTACGGATAGCCCAACTCCGCTGCTGAAGGACCCACTCATGGCGATGGCGAATCATACTATGGCCGAGTGGGAGAGGAAGACAAAGGAGttcaagaggaagaagcagcTACAGAAGTAGAAGGCACAGGAGCGAGGTGAAGAAACAAATAGTGATGATGACGACAATGACAACaatgatgaggaagatgatgaggtaGTCGCAGACATCGAGTGGGTGACCTAGGAGGCAAGGATGCATTGATAGGTGCGCACTCATCAATGCAGGGACCCTTCTTGTTCCACGCAAGGGAAGGTGAGGCCGTGAGGCCTGAGGAGGAGGTGGGATAGATCGTCGGACCGTCCTTAGCACCATCAGGGGTGGGTGGATCTATCGCTGCACCTAAGGTGCCGATGGGAGCGGGCGGACCCGTCGCCGTGCCCTAAGAGCCAGCGGGGGCGGGCGGATCCACCACCACGCCCATGATGCCGAGAGAGGGGGTGGCTCTGCCGTCGTGCCCCTAGATACAAGGGAGGTGAGCCCCTTGATCCAAGAGCAAGGGATGGGCTCAAAACGGTCCTGCCCAAATGAGGGGGAGCAGGgaactaggggttcatcccccaaacatcTCCACCACCCAACAACGCCGACGTATGTTGCCGATTCATCTGTTTTTCATAGTGACTGACACCTTTTGTTTCTTCTACAGCGTCGGGAGATGGGTCAGACAGGGTACTTCTATAGCGCTGGTGCCCAAGAAGACCATCGCCCTTTAGGCAAGGCGGGGGCCACCGCCTGACGTCGCTCACATTTCGGGCGAGGGCGAAGCTAGCGTCATAGCCTTGTTGGTCGGTCTGGTGCCACCCACggtggtgcccatgccctcgGCAGGTCAAGCTATCAGCGAGTCTAAGGAGGCGCCCATGGAGATTGCCGCTCAACCGGTGACGGAAGTGATGCCACCGCCGACGTCGGGCTGAGCAGAGCTATAGGCCGCACACATTATGTCGACCATAGTGGGCGCGGCGCAGCCAGATGAGGTCCCATCGACATAGGCAGAGGTGATGGTGGCTCTAATGGTTGGGTCACAACTAGAAGTGATGGTGGCAGTGCCCGAGGTAGTGGCGAGTGCCGTGCCACCGATGGCCCCAGAGACGACGCCCGCCATGGTTGGGATGGAGGAGGTTAGGGCTGAGGGACCCTTGGATGCCATGACGATTGCCGAGTAGACTGGTAGGGAGTTGTCCCTAGCCCTACCATCAGAGGGCCACCACCCGCCCATGCAGGATGAGCCCCTATTCTAGCGGGTGAGTCCATGGGACCCGTCATCGAAACTCTTTACCCTCGATGATGCCGCCAAGGGCATGGAGTGGGAGAAGCTCCACAAGGGGTTCACAGCCATGCTGGAAGCTCTAAACCAGGCCAGCAGCATCCTTCGAGATGTCATTGTTCCCACCAGCCAGGTATTTACTTGGTCTTGCCTCCcgatttcttctttcttcatctatttttgttttctgaccacCATCTTTCAGTCGCTTATTGCTCGCAGCCAGGAGAAAACCTGGTTCCTTTGTGAAAACAAGGAGGATTGGGACCACCTCATCAATGAGGCATGGCTACATAGGGATGTGACCACCTAGATTTGACAGAGGGTGGCCAagttgactccccttgccgcAGAGGTGGACGATATTCGATggcggga encodes:
- the LOC136476162 gene encoding uncharacterized protein isoform X1; the encoded protein is MALLGDALRQAFLMPRLAYAALRDDEHSLPPRLRRPLAVTAACCVAAAVAAAACVSLGIVFPAEPAERPFCRERRMLEALPAAASSREEEPEAYRYRGGAFYMTTAEAADFYWMVVFVPSAVLFGASFTYLVAGMSVAYAAPRRHPMICVVENNFCASRRGGVRCLAILNVVFAVIFGLMAIILGSTLLALGSTCSVPLFWCYEITAWGLAVLYGGTAFFLRRKAAVVLDEGDYATHNVGLEMLESKMEVTPEMQRRINDGFKQWMGSSLLSSDDKEEATDDYIEHDAPSPTALGQQRQQEHDLET
- the LOC136476162 gene encoding uncharacterized protein isoform X2 encodes the protein MALLGDALRQAFLMPRLAYAALRDDEHSLPPRLRRPLAVTAACCVAAAVAAAACVSLGIVFPAEPAERPFCRERRMLEALPAAASSREEEPEAYRYRGGAFYMTTAEAADFYWMVVFVPSAVLFGASFTYLVAGMSVAYAAPRRHPMICVVENNFCASRRGIFGRMAFEYVPLGSTSVGGSLEADVLVCLRWCSLPGYT